Part of the Plasmodium chabaudi chabaudi complete apicoplast genome, isolate CB, DNA form A genome is shown below.
GTTAAAGTGGCTTAATTGGTAAAGCAACTGATTTGTAATCAGTAGATTATGAGTTCAAATCTCATCATTAACTTACATATTTTATAATATAAAATTATTATGATAAAATTTTTAACTTCTAAAATAAAAATTTTAAAAAAATTAAATATTCCTTTTTTATTATATTTATCTAGTAAATATAATTATAAGTTAAAAATTAATAAATATGCGTATAAATCTTATTTTGATTTAAAATTAAAATTTATAAGATATATTTGTTATAATTATTGTATAACATTTAAACAATATTTATATTATTTAAAAAAAATAAAGGGTTATAATGAAAATAATTTATATTTTAAATTATTAAATATATTAGAATCTAGATTAGATGTTTTTTTAGTTAATATAGGATTTTTTAAAACTATATTACAATCTAGATATTATATAAAATATAAATATGTATATATGAATAATATTTATTGTAATTATTATAATATTAAATTAAAATCTAATGATATAATTTTTTTTAATAATAAAATTAAATATATAATTTTATATAATTTAATTTATAGATATAATATTTACATTTATATATCAAGTTTATATAAATATAATTTTATTAAATCATATAGTTTTAATGAATATTTTATTATATGTATATATAATTTAAAAATAAAAATATTAAATAATTTATATTTAAATAATATTTTATATATTTATAATAATATTTATAATATATAATAAGTTTTAATAATGATAAATATAATCTAAAGGTTAAGATAAAGAATTGTGGTTTCTTTTATATGAGTTCAATTCTCATTATTTATCTTATCATATATAAAAATGATATAACTTAATTAGGTAAAGTGGATAATTGCAGATTATTTTATTTCAGTTCAAATCTGAATATCATTTATATAATAGAGATATGGTGAAATTTGGTATACACAATGGACTTTTAATAATATAATATATTATTTTACGAGTTAATTTTACAAATAAATTAATAATTTTAATATATAAAGAAAAAATAATTTTTATTCTGTAATATATTATTTATATATTCAAACGACTTTGTTTATATATTTTTATAAAAAGTCTAAATTTAATTAGAAAATCCATTAACAATAATTGTTGTAAGGGTTCAAGTCCCTTTATCTCTAATAAAATAAACATTTATAGCTAAGTGGTCGAAAGCAATGGACTCATAATTCATTTTCACATATTGAACATCAGTAGTTCGAATCTACTTAAATGTATAATATAGAAAGTTAATGCCTGAGCGGTTAAAAGGAATGGACTGTAAATCCATTGGTTTTATATCTACATCAGTTCGAATCTGATTTAACTTATTTTTATATAGAGAAATGGCTGAGTGGTTTATAGCTATAAATTGCTAATTTATTGTATATATTATATATATACCAAGGGTTCAAATCCCTTTTTCTCTATATATTTAATTGAATTTGTAGTTTAATTAGGTTAAAATATTATTTTGTCATAATAAAGAATACGAGTTCAATTCTCGTCAGATTCGTTAAATTAGGAATTACTAGCTTAATTGGTAGAGTACTCGACTTTTAATCGAATGGTTCTGAGTTCAAGTCTCAGGTAATTTATTTTAATTTTAAACTTTTATCGTTTAAAGGTAAGACATCTTTTTTTCAAGAAGAAAATAGGAATTCGATTTTCCTTAAAAGTATAAAATTTTTATATTCAGAATATAGTGTAATGGTAACATATCTATTTTGGGAATAGAAGAATATAGGTTCAAATCCTATTTTTCTGAAATATATTTATTATAACATATTAGTTATGGATAATATTATTATATTAAATATAAATAATAATATATTTAATAATAATATAATATTTAAATATAAATATAATTTTTTTATAAAATTATATTTAAATAATTATATTAAAATATATAAATTATTAATTTATATTATAAAGTATTATTATTTAAATAGTATTTATAGATATAAAAATACAAAAAATAGAAGTCTTATAAATTTTAGTAAAAAAAAAATAAGAGTTCAAAAAGGTACTGGTAAAGCTAGATTAAAAACTTTGTCTTCTACTGTATGTAAACAAGGTGCTTGTACATTTGGTCCTTTTTATAAAAGTAAAATTATTAAATATAATAAGTTTATATATAAGTTAATTTTTATATATTTATTAATAAATAAGCGTAGTAATATTTTAATAATTAAATTTGAAAATATTTTATATTTATTATATATTTATAAAAATATTAATTTTAATATAAACAAATTAATTTATAAAATATTATATTTAAATGGGATATTATTATATAAAAATTTTAAAATATTTAATTTATATGAAATTAATAATAAATATATTTTATTAAATTTAATTTTATATAATTATATTATATTTATTATATAAATTGTATATTATGAAAGAAATCATATTAAATTTTTGTTTAAATAATATATT
Proteins encoded:
- the rps4 gene encoding small subunit ribosomal protein 4 (Rps4); translation: MIKFLTSKIKILKKLNIPFLLYLSSKYNYKLKINKYAYKSYFDLKLKFIRYICYNYCITFKQYLYYLKKIKGYNENNLYFKLLNILESRLDVFLVNIGFFKTILQSRYYIKYKYVYMNNIYCNYYNIKLKSNDIIFFNNKIKYIILYNLIYRYNIYIYISSLYKYNFIKSYSFNEYFIICIYNLKIKILNNLYLNNILYIYNNIYNI
- the rpl4 gene encoding large subunit ribosomal protein 4 (Rpl4); this encodes MDNIIILNINNNIFNNNIIFKYKYNFFIKLYLNNYIKIYKLLIYIIKYYYLNSIYRYKNTKNRSLINFSKKKIRVQKGTGKARLKTLSSTVCKQGACTFGPFYKSKIIKYNKFIYKLIFIYLLINKRSNILIIKFENILYLLYIYKNINFNINKLIYKILYLNGILLYKNFKIFNLYEINNKYILLNLILYNYIIFII